CACATCCTGCATTTTCAACACCTTTAAAAGATGGACTTGATTATTCAGATTATTATATTGAATTTGAAAAAGATGAAAAAGGAGATGCAAAAGTTTTAAATGGAGCTCTTATTGCATCAGGAAAGACAGAAAATATATTTAATGGCAAGATAATGAATCTAAGTAAAGAAAGATTTATAAATGATGCATTAATATTTGAAAAAACAAACTCAAAAACAGTATACTTAAAGAATACGAAAAATAACAGAAAAATAGGATTTGAATATGATGGATTCAGATATATAGCTTTCTGGAATATTCCTGGAGCAGAATATGTATGTTTTGAATCTTGGAATGGAATTTCTGATTTTGATGATTGTTCTGGAAAACTTGAAGAAAAAACAGGAATTGAAAAAATAAAAGGAAAAGAAATATATAAAAGAGCCATAGAAATCACTATTTTTGAGGTTTAAAATTTAGTTTGGAGGAAATGAAAATGAGCAAAAAAGATTATTATGATCTTTTAGGGGTAGAGAAAACAGCCAGTGAAAATGATATTAAAAAAGCTTATAGAAAACTTGCTATGAAATATCACCCTGATAAATACAGCAATGCCAGCGAAAAAGAGAAAAAAGAGGCTGAAGAAAAGTTTAAAGAAGTAAACGAAGCATATCAGGTTCTTTCTGATCCTGATAAGAGATCTAAATATGACAGATTTGGACATGCTGCATTTGAAAATGGAGGCGGAGGAGCTGGAGGATTCGGTGGCTTTGGCGGATTTGAAGGTTTCGGAAATGCTGAAGATATATTCTCTTCGTTCTTCGGTGGAGGAAGTCCTTTTGGAGGAGGAGGTTCAAGAAGAAGAGGACCTGAACCTGGAGCAGATTTAAGAGTTGATGTAACTTTAACTCTTGAAGATGTAGCAAAAGGTGTTGAAAAAGAGATAAACTATAGAAGACAAGCAAAATGTAAAACATGTAATGGAACAGGTGCAGAACCTGGAAGCAACATGAAAACTTGTGATAAATGTAACGGAACAGGAAGAGTAAAAGTAAATCAAAGAACTATTTTCGGAGATTTCCAAAGTGTAGAAGAATGTGATAAGTGTAAAGGTAAAGGAAAAATTCCTGAGAAAAAATGTAAAAGTTGTAATGGAACAGGTCTTGAGAGAGAAACTGTAAAGAAAACAGTTAAAATTCCAGTAGGAATAGAAGATGGACAAAGATTAAGACTTACAGGAATGGGAGATGCAAGCAGAGAAGGAGGACCAAACGGGGACTTATATATTTTCATTCATGTTAAAGAACATGATTTCTTTGTA
The DNA window shown above is from Fusobacterium perfoetens and carries:
- a CDS encoding aldose 1-epimerase family protein, which translates into the protein MEHTLKNDFLEVKINSFGSELTSIKDLKTNEEYMWQKDPKFWAKSSPVLFPFVGGLKDSRYSYRDKTYEFPFKHGFARDYEHKVSDEGENFIEFVFSSNENTKKLYPFEFNFFMKYVLEGRKLRIEYRVENLGEEEMYFSLGAHPAFSTPLKDGLDYSDYYIEFEKDEKGDAKVLNGALIASGKTENIFNGKIMNLSKERFINDALIFEKTNSKTVYLKNTKNNRKIGFEYDGFRYIAFWNIPGAEYVCFESWNGISDFDDCSGKLEEKTGIEKIKGKEIYKRAIEITIFEV
- the dnaJ gene encoding molecular chaperone DnaJ; this encodes MSKKDYYDLLGVEKTASENDIKKAYRKLAMKYHPDKYSNASEKEKKEAEEKFKEVNEAYQVLSDPDKRSKYDRFGHAAFENGGGGAGGFGGFGGFEGFGNAEDIFSSFFGGGSPFGGGGSRRRGPEPGADLRVDVTLTLEDVAKGVEKEINYRRQAKCKTCNGTGAEPGSNMKTCDKCNGTGRVKVNQRTIFGDFQSVEECDKCKGKGKIPEKKCKSCNGTGLERETVKKTVKIPVGIEDGQRLRLTGMGDASREGGPNGDLYIFIHVKEHDFFVRHGDDIICEIPITFAKAALGGEVDIPTLKGKKSIKIPAGTQNGKVFRLKGEGINNPRGYAPGDQLVKIIIEVPTNLNEDQQELLKKFDESLKDKNYKMNKSFIDRFKDFFRG